The sequence below is a genomic window from Carassius auratus strain Wakin chromosome 42, ASM336829v1, whole genome shotgun sequence.
TTTCCCCTCTTTTTCTCTGTATAGAGTGTAAACACACAGGCCTGTGCTCCCTACTGCTGCAGAGATGTGTGCCAGCTCTTCAGTATCAATCAGAGAACAATATCCTTGAACTCCTCTTCATAACTCATGAGTATTATCAAAGCACTGTTGGATAGTATGCTAaccatttttttcttcaatacaGGTTTAGGTTAAAAGTTAAGAAtaatgtgtttgtaaaaaataaaaataaaaagggtcttatgctcaacaaagcgaaatttatttggtcaaaggcacagtaaaaaagaaaaaaataatactttttaaaaaaaatattatttgacatatattgatttggtgctcaactATTAATAAAGGTTATTaatgttttcattgtatttttgataaaattaatgcagcatattattctgaccagtgtgtgtgtgtatatatatatatatatatatatatatatatatatatatatatatatatacacatacacacatttttaatgcGTAAGTGTAAGTTGTAAAACAAGtcttcaattaatttattaattctatTACAGAAGAACACCAGCAGAATATACCatcattattttgaattattaggCCTTTGCATGTGCATTAGTCTTTTCTGTGCAAAGAAACATTATTCAGCACCTCATCATGCCTTGACAATGTTGCTTACAGTACTAGTTAAGTTTATCAGCATGCTTCATGTCTGTACTAGATTCCTGCTGTGCACCTTCCCGCCAAGTTCAGAGTAAAATTCCATCATATCCATGGACACCGCATTTTTTGCCTGCAATCTGGCAGCCAAATGTGAGAGCATCCTGTAGGCTGCCCCCtgcagaaaagagaaaagaaccagcttgatttataagcaCAACTTACATCAACCCCTACTTCTTTGTGTTTCAGAATCAGACCTTCATCCTTACCATTTGAAGGGTATAGATCACAGAAGCAATGAACGTATCTCCTGCTCCAAGTGTGTCTAAAAGCTTCTCAGGCGGGAATGCATCTGAATGGATGATTACACCATCGGGACCCATAGCATCCGCTCCCTTTTCCGCCCAGGCACAAATAAGGGTAGCTCTAGACACACAACCAAAGTCATCCTAACACATGGAACAGCTAATATTTCAAAAGAACATCCTCTTAAACAGCTATTAGGAATTATAGTTTTTTGGAACATTAATGACATCTAGTGGTCATTTTAATCCACTGACTCACCCTTTTCTAAGGCGACCGCAGAACCCCTTCAATGCAGCAGCAGCTGAGGTAAACCCAAATTGCTGGGCCACATCCTTACTAACAAAGACCTGATTGAAAGCAGTGATAAATAAACAGGCTGTGTATTGTACAAGCATGCCTTAAAGCTTATCAGCTGACACTCAGATTTCTTGCTTGgtcatttattcaatattttgtttaatatatttattaaatactttgaCTTCCGCTCTGAACAGTTCAGAATTCTTAGCCCTATTTAtttgaagatttttcaaaatcaaaGCCAAAATATGTGGCTGCACAATAGAAATAACTGCAGAATGCACAAAGATGAATTTTTAAGCTTCAAAAAGgttggttaatatttttgtggaaaccgcgattctttgataaatacgaagtttacatttatttatatttgcaatggggtttatttgaaattgaaagctTAGTAAAATTCTAAATTTCTTTACTAGaccacttttgataaatgtaacaaTAACACTAAccccatttaaattaaatgtatatttatattaatttagcagatcaaaatgtaattattttgtgtgATATGCCAGTCCAAAATCAATTTACAAAGACTATGCAGTTTATACATATTGAcataatgtgttttattcatgtacAGTTTGAAACGTAGTGAAACCATACCAAATCACCAAGAGGGAAAAGCTGGTAGAGGGGTTCCCTGGTTTTCTCGATTTCCACAGAGATGGTGATTCTGTTCTtctcttgctgtttgctgttatGCTCTCTCACCCTCTCAATCATCTTCACTTGTTCATCAGCATTACGGCCCTGACAATGCATTCATAAAACAATCAGCTCTATGTCTCTACTCATGGAATAAAGCTATTAAAACACAGATCAGAAGAAATTAAATAGTGTTTCAGTGTGACTTGGAGTGTTACTATGAAGCAAGTGAATCCTATTTGGTGCACACTCTCACCTCCCAGTGGATCCACTTGTAATGGCTCAGGTCCACCTTTGAAAAATCTTCTACAGAAACATCTGGCAAGTTTCTGATGAAAGTTCAACAATCAGTAAATAATAATTGCACTTTGTGTACTTGATAGATCACTATCCATTATTTTGACATGATCTGCTGTAATCATATAATACAAACTGAATCAGTGAAAGGTCTGTATAGTGGAAAAAACCCTAGATTATTGCCTTCGACTGGATGCCTGTCAGTTTGTATAGAGTAAAGCGTTTGATAACAGTCATCAGTACAGGCAGATAGTCAGCTTTGGACTGTGATTACAAGATAATTGTGATTATAAACCAAAGAGACTGTTTCTCAGCAAAGAGGGAAAGGTTTTGGAAGTTTTTAAACCAGGTTTTAGAGACTAGAAATA
It includes:
- the LOC113060936 gene encoding ketohexokinase-like, with the translated sequence MGDKKILSIGLVCLDIINVVDKYPEEDTDTRCLSQRWQRGGNASNTCTVLSLLGAPCAFMGSLAPGPVADFIVGDFARCGVDISGVAWQQWGETPCACCVVSLTKGSRTVVLSDTNLPDVSVEDFSKVDLSHYKWIHWEGRNADEQVKMIERVREHNSKQQEKNRITISVEIEKTREPLYQLFPLGDLVFVSKDVAQQFGFTSAAAALKGFCGRLRKGATLICAWAEKGADAMGPDGVIIHSDAFPPEKLLDTLGAGDTFIASVIYTLSAGGSLQDALTFGCQIAGKKCGVHGYDGILL